From Nitrobacter sp. NHB1, a single genomic window includes:
- a CDS encoding ABC transporter ATP-binding protein, giving the protein MLDVQNLTKTYRSAQERITVLRGACLRVDAGESVALTGESGSGKSTLLHLIAGLDRADGGSIRLNETEVTALADRGRAALRRDRLGLVFQQFNLIPSLTVADNLAFQSRIAGRHNSRWQSELVDRLGLGDLLNRYPEQLSGGQQQRVAIGRALAVRPPLLLADEPTGNLDEATADEVMDLARDLIQRTGCGFLMVTHSARLAATLDRQVLLSAGLIS; this is encoded by the coding sequence ATGCTGGATGTCCAGAACCTGACCAAAACCTATCGTTCGGCGCAGGAACGGATCACCGTTCTTCGCGGTGCCTGCCTGCGCGTTGACGCCGGCGAGAGTGTCGCGCTGACCGGCGAGTCGGGAAGCGGCAAAAGCACCTTGCTGCACCTGATCGCGGGCCTCGATCGGGCGGACGGCGGTTCCATCCGGCTCAATGAGACGGAGGTGACTGCACTGGCGGACCGGGGCCGTGCAGCGCTGCGCCGGGACCGGCTGGGACTGGTTTTTCAACAATTCAATCTGATCCCCTCTCTCACGGTCGCCGACAACCTGGCTTTTCAGTCGCGTATCGCCGGGCGTCACAACAGCCGGTGGCAAAGCGAACTTGTCGATCGGCTGGGGCTCGGCGATTTGCTGAACCGATATCCCGAGCAACTCTCAGGCGGCCAACAGCAGCGGGTTGCAATCGGGCGCGCGCTTGCGGTCAGGCCGCCTCTGCTCCTCGCCGACGAGCCGACCGGCAACCTCGACGAAGCGACGGCCGACGAGGTCATGGATCTCGCACGCGATCTCATTCAGCGAACCGGATGCGGTTTCCTGATGGTCACGCACAGCGCGCGGCTTGCCGCGACGCTGGACCGGCAAGTCCTGCTCAGCGCCGGACTGATCTCGTGA
- a CDS encoding slipin family protein — protein MMFDYVTYVVLAVVVIAFLSSAIRILREYERGIIFTLGRFTGVKGPGLIILIPFVQQMVKADLRVMVQDVPPQDVISRDNVSVKVNAVLYFRIIDPERAIIKVENFMAATSQLAQTTLRSVLGKHELDEMLAERDKLNGAIQEILDQQTDAWGIKVTNIEIKDIDLNENMVRAIAKQAEAERLRRAKVINAMGEQQAAEKLVEAGRILAQEPQAMQLRYFAALHDIAGERSSTVVFPLPMDLLSHLMPRSDGTS, from the coding sequence ATGATGTTCGATTACGTAACCTATGTAGTGCTCGCGGTCGTCGTGATCGCATTTCTCTCCTCGGCCATTCGCATCCTGCGGGAATACGAGCGCGGCATCATCTTCACGCTCGGACGCTTCACCGGCGTGAAAGGTCCGGGCCTTATCATCCTGATTCCGTTCGTGCAGCAGATGGTGAAGGCCGATCTCAGGGTCATGGTGCAGGACGTGCCGCCGCAGGACGTGATTTCCCGCGATAACGTTTCCGTCAAGGTGAACGCCGTGCTTTATTTCCGCATCATCGATCCCGAACGCGCGATCATCAAGGTCGAAAACTTCATGGCCGCGACCAGTCAGTTAGCGCAGACCACGCTGCGCTCGGTGCTCGGCAAACACGAACTGGACGAGATGCTCGCGGAGCGCGACAAACTCAACGGCGCCATTCAGGAGATTCTCGATCAGCAAACCGATGCGTGGGGAATCAAGGTCACCAATATCGAGATCAAGGACATCGACCTCAATGAAAACATGGTTCGCGCCATCGCCAAGCAGGCCGAGGCGGAGCGGCTGCGGCGGGCGAAAGTGATCAACGCAATGGGCGAGCAGCAAGCTGCCGAGAAGCTCGTCGAAGCCGGACGCATCCTTGCTCAGGAGCCGCAGGCCATGCAACTGCGCTATTTTGCGGCGTTGCACGACATTGCGGGCGAGCGATCGTCGACTGTGGTCTTTCCACTGCCGATGGATCTGCTCAGCCATCTGATGCCGCGATCCGACGGAACGTCATGA